The Allorhodopirellula heiligendammensis genome includes a window with the following:
- a CDS encoding UbiA-like polyprenyltransferase, whose translation MSIQSKLSEWLGLIRFSHTIFALPFAILAAFLAWATPLSVSSNATPAIRMTDVIGVLMCMVFARSAAMAFNRLVDHKMDAENPRTASRHLPAGRLSRRGVLIFTVTCSLGFIASTLLFLPNRLPFYGSIPVLAFLLGYSLAKRFTASAHLWLGVALSLSPLCVWVAIRGPHFSWEFVHIPLLLAGAIAFWVAGFDILYACQDAEFDRAAGLHSVPSRFGVAGAMRIAMVMHVIMLGFLAALVYTGHAAGLGWLFAAAVGLTAILVMVQHWLVRPDDLSRVNAAFFQTNAIISIVLLMAGAIDTFI comes from the coding sequence ATGAGCATCCAATCCAAGCTGTCTGAGTGGCTCGGCCTCATCCGTTTCTCGCACACCATTTTTGCCCTCCCGTTCGCAATTCTGGCTGCTTTCTTGGCATGGGCGACACCGCTCTCGGTATCGTCGAACGCCACGCCCGCGATCCGAATGACCGACGTGATCGGCGTGTTAATGTGCATGGTCTTTGCGCGCAGCGCCGCGATGGCCTTCAATCGCTTAGTCGATCACAAAATGGATGCGGAGAATCCGCGGACGGCATCACGGCATCTACCTGCCGGGCGATTGTCACGGCGCGGCGTGCTGATCTTTACAGTCACTTGCTCGCTCGGATTCATCGCCTCGACGCTGCTGTTCCTACCGAACCGTCTGCCCTTCTACGGATCGATTCCGGTACTCGCGTTTCTACTCGGTTATTCACTTGCCAAACGTTTCACGGCATCGGCTCATCTGTGGCTAGGCGTTGCACTGAGCCTATCGCCTCTATGCGTATGGGTCGCAATTCGCGGACCACATTTTTCGTGGGAATTCGTCCACATCCCATTGTTGTTGGCCGGTGCGATTGCGTTCTGGGTCGCGGGGTTTGACATTCTGTACGCGTGTCAGGACGCTGAGTTTGATCGAGCCGCCGGACTGCATAGTGTGCCGAGTCGATTTGGAGTTGCTGGTGCGATGCGGATCGCGATGGTGATGCACGTGATCATGCTCGGATTCCTCGCCGCACTTGTCTACACCGGACATGCCGCCGGCCTGGGGTGGCTGTTCGCCGCCGCAGTTGGGTTGACAGCGATCTTGGTGATGGTCCAGCATTGGCTGGTCCGTCCAGACGACCTTAGCCGCGTCAATGCCGCGTTTTTCCAAACCAACGCCATCATCAGTATCGTTCTTTTGATGGCCGGAGCCATCGACACATTCATTTAG